The nucleotide window GGCAGCCCGCTCCCGGCTCCGCACCGCGATCAAGAAGGCCCGCCTGGCAGAGGGTGAGGGGGCCGAAGCCGCGTTCCTGCAGGCTAAGTCCCTGCTCGACCGCGCTGCCCGCAAGCGGCTCATTCACCCCAACAAGGCCGCGCGCCTCAAGTCGAAGCTCTCCCGCGTGGCGAGAGAGCGCGGCGTCAGCGTCTGAATCGACGCCGTTCAGCGGACGAAGCGCCCCGCCGGATCCCTCCGGCGGGGCGCTTTTCCTTGTTCACGATAGGCGCCTCGAGGGCGGGATCATCCCAGATCCACGCCGCACACGCCGCAGTACCAGGCGGCCGGATCGTTGGAGTAGCCGCACTCCGGGCACTTCAATCCGGGCTGCGGGCGGGTCTCGGCAGACGGCACGTCCTCCTCGGCGGGAGCGCGCGGCGCCGTGGCGGCGATCGCCCGATCGAGCTCCTGGAGGAATGCGTAGTCGTCGTCGCGATGCTCCGGGTCGAGCTCGTTGGCGAGCGCCTCCGCCTCCGCGGCAAAGGCCGTGATCTCCACCAGCTCATCGTCCGGCGCGGCGACGCCGCCGAAGGAGGCCTGGGGCGGATGCGCAGATCCCTCCCGGGATCCCTCCCCTCCCTCCGCCGAGTCCTCCTGCGGCGCGGGTACGACTACCTCTTCCAGGAGCGGCAGATCGGGATCCCACTCGGCCGCGGCGTCGGCAAACGAGGTAGGTTGCGGCGCCTCGGAGACCGGAGCATCCGCGTCCCACGCCGGCCCGTCCGCAGGCGTCGCCGCCGCAGGACCACCGTCCTCAACTGTAGCCTCGTCATCATGAGTGCCTACCGCGACCTGGCGGAGGAGGTCGTCCAGCGCGGCCATCTCGCGCTCCGTCTTCGCGCGCTCCTCGGCCGCGGCGGCAACTTCCGCTTCCAACCCCGGACGGCGCTCCTCCCAGTGCTCGTCGGAGAGCTCGCCGATCCTGTGCCGCAGACGCGCCTCCTCCAGCGCTTCGATCGCGGCATCATGTCGCTCGGCCGCAGCAAGGAGCCGTTCCTCGAGGCGCTCGCGATCGCTGGCCAGCGCCTCCGAGTGCGCGGCCAGCTCGGCCATCACCGCCGCCAGCCGCTGTTCGTAGTCCTCGCGGACGCGCCGGGCCACCTGGGCGGGAATATCACTGCCCACCTCGTCCAGTCGGGCAAGCCATTCCTGGAGTTGGGTCCGCCGCGCCAATAGCTCGGCCGTGGTCTCCGTTCCCGTCTGCTGCTGTTCGGAAGGAGTCATGCTCGTAAAAGGGAA belongs to Longimicrobiaceae bacterium and includes:
- the rpsT gene encoding 30S ribosomal protein S20, producing MPNVKSAEKRMRTNKIREQRNKAARSRLRTAIKKARLAEGEGAEAAFLQAKSLLDRAARKRLIHPNKAARLKSKLSRVARERGVSV
- a CDS encoding zinc ribbon domain-containing protein; the protein is MTPSEQQQTGTETTAELLARRTQLQEWLARLDEVGSDIPAQVARRVREDYEQRLAAVMAELAAHSEALASDRERLEERLLAAAERHDAAIEALEEARLRHRIGELSDEHWEERRPGLEAEVAAAAEERAKTEREMAALDDLLRQVAVGTHDDEATVEDGGPAAATPADGPAWDADAPVSEAPQPTSFADAAAEWDPDLPLLEEVVVPAPQEDSAEGGEGSREGSAHPPQASFGGVAAPDDELVEITAFAAEAEALANELDPEHRDDDYAFLQELDRAIAATAPRAPAEEDVPSAETRPQPGLKCPECGYSNDPAAWYCGVCGVDLG